The Sebastes fasciatus isolate fSebFas1 chromosome 22, fSebFas1.pri, whole genome shotgun sequence genome includes the window AGCATGTCATTTGTTATGTAGCTACAGGTGTTTAGGAcgatattaaagggactgtttgtaacttcttacacgtataaatcattgcgggtcggtgtctcatggtctcacgtgtgtctccgctgttcagactcagactccaacacaaactacagtgaagcaccaaaacctcttggttgtatctagtgaagctgttaaacagtgttggccgtggtcggaggacgcgggggagaccgtagctttggtctccaggaccggagtctctgctgtactctgctcctctgcctgccttcactcacacaccgtgctcgttatcgtctccgaccaaaactccggtgtctcccctgttccctccggccgcggtcgggaggctgaggcaggaaaagccaacactaggatcagcattgattcatggagagaccttcgtctggtcagctaacattactgccaagcagctgaaatatagagtgatattgtgcttttagctgacgtgtgtctcctcactgtgttgagcgatgctccttcatgtctatgtagagcgagcacaagcacgagcaacaggaagCTGTCtatcgttgacttaacggccacaggtgtctcCAAAGTGCTCTTTGAAGTGACAAGTTCCCTTGTCagctcgagggaacgagttacctaactcgagggaacgggttactaactcgagggaatgaGTTACTTAACTCGAGGGAACgggttactaactcgagggaatgaGTTACTTAACTCGAGGGAACgggttactaactcgagggaatgaGTTACTTAACTCGAGGGAACgggttactaactcgagggcacgacttaataaaaatgttctcctaggggtctaggggggctcTGTAGGAAATACGTTTTtgcccaaaaaaaaagaagaaaaagtgcAAGAAAATGTGTGAAATCTCTCATCTTGGCTGCTGCTCATTATAAGCTCATTGCTCTGTGAAAACTGAGGGCAACTCAGATGATTGTATAAATACTTGTATCAACTCAGATCCTCTCTAATGTACCATGAGGCAGAGCGTGTCTcctgagaaaaaaaggaaacagcaCCTGTCTTATCTGATAACGGCCTGTTCCAATCATGCAGCAGTTGTCCACCGTGCTGCCGATATGTTGGAACATCACGGCTCTGCAAAAATGGTGCAGAGGTTGAAGGATAACTCCAGGCTTCAGATCTGCTCCATTGAAAACCAATGGGAGACGTCATCACCTTGAAACATCCATCTTTATATCAGTCTGTGATTTAACCTGTTCAGCTGTCCTCTGGTTGAATCCCATCTGATGCATGATTCCTCCAGCGTTTACGTCCACTCATGTTATtattcaaaatataaatcacacaGTCATCAGCAGGCTTTAGACGGGCCAATGTCGTCAAGTGTCTTCAAACCAGACTTACTGTACGTTCTCTCTGATGTCATCTGTATCCGTTGTGCTGCTGATCCAGTTTGTCCACTTGTGACTGGACGTCATACTTCGTACACTGGAGAGACAATTAACAgaactttattattataataataataataataataataataataacaataatatgatGGTATGATTTACACAACAAGAAGCAACAAAACGTTGCGTTTCCTTCTGacttacattttgtttttgacacTTGTGTCTGAGTAAATATCCAGCGACTCCTCCGCCCAGGATCaggatcagaaccagaaccggGACCAGAACGATCAGATGGTGTCGACCACCTGATGTGAAAAAAAGCAGACGGAGACAAAAGCTTCAGTAACTAGAATACAACCGAGACACATGAATATCAGCACCAATCAGAGTCTTCTTAAATGCAGAGCATGCTGAAACTTCATAAAGGTCCGTTatcacattttggtcaaagcatgttttagcgtcaaaatgctgttttccctTCAAGTCCTCCCAACAtggtgacctgacgtaggttcctgcatgatgacgctgctacatgaacagtatatatacatccttatagtcagtgcattcacattacatacagtaacttagatggcggtcggcgtgctcccagtttggagaagcagacaggaggacagtcacacaataaccatccaagaaaatggaaaaagaatgcagatggacccgccctttaatttgaaaactttttctctcctcctcacagaGTTGGACCGTCTCCTCACCTTTAACATCCGTTCCATCACTTTTAACATCCGTTCCATCATTTGGATCTGGAGTTTGGTGATTTATTGTTGGAGCTAGCGGCGTCTCTGTTGTCCAGGATGtaactgaaataaaacaaaagatttGTAATGACTTACAACACaatattaaaatgaaacaattaTAGGACAACTTAACAGATTTTATGAATCAAAAAACTTACCAATAACAAGCATAATAAGTGAAGCACACGCCAACTGTGGGATTTCACATCTGTATCTTCCTTGGTCAGAGAGCCTCACGTTCATGATCTTGAGGGAAATGTTTCCGTGTTTCAGGCCGTCTTTGTTCAGCGCCGTCCTCCCTTTGTACAAAGACATCTTCATGTCCTCTTCATCGTGGTTTTCATGGTATGAATGAACATACCTGTAGTTGCTTTGTGGGTCTTCAGGATCAAGCGGGATGTCAGGT containing:
- the LOC141761110 gene encoding myelin-oligodendrocyte glycoprotein-like isoform X2, whose product is MSLFFYPVFSCLTGTWWLVPLLLFGLLLYSCMVVCTEVEGRSRMIGSSQRIVSVLGDDVILPCHLEPQLNVENLTVQWWKPDIPLDPEDPQSNYRYVHSYHENHDEEDMKMSLYKGRTALNKDGLKHGNISLKIMNVRLSDQGRYRCEIPQLACASLIMLVIETPLAPTINHQTPDPNDGTDVKSDGTDVKGGRHHLIVLVPVLVLILILGGGVAGYLLRHKCQKQNCTKYDVQSQVDKLDQQHNGYR
- the LOC141761110 gene encoding uncharacterized protein LOC141761110 isoform X1, translated to MSLFFYPVFSCLTGTWWLVPLLLFGLLLYSCMVVCTEVEGRSRMIGSSQRIVSVLGDDVILPCHLEPQLNVENLTVQWWKPDIPLDPEDPQSNYRYVHSYHENHDEEDMKMSLYKGRTALNKDGLKHGNISLKIMNVRLSDQGRYRCEIPQLACASLIMLVIVTSWTTETPLAPTINHQTPDPNDGTDVKSDGTDVKGGRHHLIVLVPVLVLILILGGGVAGYLLRHKCQKQNCTKYDVQSQVDKLDQQHNGYR
- the LOC141761110 gene encoding myelin-oligodendrocyte glycoprotein-like isoform X3; its protein translation is MSLFFYPVFSCLTGTWWLVPLLLFGLLLYSCMVVCTEVEGRSRMIGSSQRIVSVLGDDVILPCHLEPQLNVENLTVQWWKPDIPLDPEDPQSNYRYVHSYHENHDEEDMKMSLYKGRTALNKDGLKHGNISLKIMNVRLSDQGRYRCEIPQLACASLIMLVIVTSWTTETPLAPTINHQTPDPNDGTDVKSGRHHLIVLVPVLVLILILGGGVAGYLLRHKCQKQNCTKYDVQSQVDKLDQQHNGYR
- the LOC141761110 gene encoding myelin-oligodendrocyte glycoprotein-like isoform X5 — its product is MSLFFYPVFSCLTGTWWLVPLLLFGLLLYSCMVVCTEVEGRSRMIGSSQRIVSVLGDDVILPCHLEPQLNVENLTVQWWKPDIPLDPEDPQSNYRYVHSYHENHDEEDMKMSLYKGRTALNKDGLKHGNISLKIMNVRLSDQGRYRCEIPQLACASLIMLVIGGRHHLIVLVPVLVLILILGGGVAGYLLRHKCQKQNCTKYDVQSQVDKLDQQHNGYR
- the LOC141761110 gene encoding myelin-oligodendrocyte glycoprotein-like isoform X4; this encodes MSLFFYPVFSCLTGTWWLVPLLLFGLLLYSCMVVCTEVEGRSRMIGSSQRIVSVLGDDVILPCHLEPQLNVENLTVQWWKPDIPLDPEDPQSNYRYVHSYHENHDEEDMKMSLYKGRTALNKDGLKHGNISLKIMNVRLSDQGRYRCEIPQLACASLIMLVIETPLAPTINHQTPDPNDGTDVKSGRHHLIVLVPVLVLILILGGGVAGYLLRHKCQKQNCTKYDVQSQVDKLDQQHNGYR